The Balaenoptera acutorostrata chromosome 15, mBalAcu1.1, whole genome shotgun sequence genome contains a region encoding:
- the CST8 gene encoding cystatin-8, producing MTRLWGSCLLLLTIPVVLVDSTFLYKNTGKVLRELRAISTSSGNVKQCLWFAMQEYNKESKDKCLFQVVKVLQVQLQATDRLEYFIDAVIARTNCRKLPNGNENCMVNENVKLEKRRMCTFLVGALPWHGDFTVMKKKCVDA from the exons ATGACCAGACTCTGGGGGTCCTGCCTGCTCCTGCTAACCATCCCGGTGGTCCTGGTGGATAGCACATTCCTATACAAGAACACAGGCAAGGTGTTGAGGGAATTAAGGGCCATCAGCACCTCAAGTGGCAATGTGAAGCAGTGTCTGTGGTTCGCCATGCAGGAATACAACAAGGAGAGCAAGGACAAATGCCTCTTCCAGGTGGTCAAGGTGCTGCAGGTCCAGCTGCAG GCCACAGATCGTCTGGAATACTTTATTGATGCTGTAATTGCCCGCACCAACTGCAGAAAGCTTCCAAACGGTAATGAAAACTGCATGGTTAATGAAAACGTCAAACTGGAAAAG AGACGAATGTGCACCTTTCTGGTGGGCGCACTCCCGTGGCACGGTGATTTCACCGTGATGAAGAAGAAGTGTGTGGATGCCTAG